In Rhodanobacter denitrificans, the sequence GGCGATGCAGCAGCGCTACCCGGCCGCGCACTACGTGATGGTGGACGACAAGCCGCAGGTGCTGGCGGCGATGAAGCAGCGCCTGGGCCGCAAGCTCACCACGGTGTTCGTGCGCCAGGGCCACTACGCGGCCGCCGGTGCCGGCGAAGCCGTCACGCCGGCGCCGGACCTGACCCTCGCGTGCATCGGCGATCTGCGCCGGCGTAAGCTTGAAGACTTCCTGCCGAGCGCGCCCGCGATCAGCCTGCCGGCAGACTGACATCATCTATCGATCGAATCGGAGACACGGAGCAAGCATGAAAGCGACTCGCCAATTGCACGACCTCGGCCAGAGCCTGTGGCTGGACAACATCACCCGCAGCCTGCTCGACGACGGCACGCTGGCGCGCTACATCGCCGAGGACTCGATCACCGGCCTCACCTCGAACCCCAGCATCTTCGACGCGGCGATCGGCGGCGGCGACGCCTACGACGCCGGCATCCACGCCAAGACGCTGGCCGGGCTGTCCGGCGAGGCGCTGTTCACCGAGCTGGCGCTGGAAGACCTGCGCCGCGCGGCCGACCTGTTCCGCCCGGTGTTCGACGCCACCGGCCAGGTCGACGGCTGGGTCTCGATGGAGGTCTCGCCGCTGCTGGCCGCCGACAGCGCCGGCTCGATCGCCGCGGCGCGGCACATCCACCACCAGGGCCGGCGCGACAACCTGTTCGTGAAGATTCCCGGCACCCCGGAAGGCGTGCCGGCGATCGAGGAGGCGATCTTCCTCGGCATTCCGATCAACGTGACCCTGCTGTTCTCCTGCGCGCAGTACCAGGCCGTGGCCGAGGCGTACCTGCGCGGCATCGAGCGGCGCCTGGCCGCCGGGCTGGACCCGCGCGTGGGCTCGGTCGCCTCGCTGTTCATCAGCCGCTGGGACGTGGCCGCCAACCCGCAGCTGCCGGACGCGCTGCGCAACCAGCTGGGCATCGCGGTGGGCCAGCAGACCTACCGCGCCTACCGCGAACTGCTGGCCTCCAAGCGCTGGCACAAACTCGCCGCCGCCGGCGCCCGGCCGCAGCGCCTGCTGTGGGCCAGCACCGGGGTGAAAGACCCGTCCGCGCCGGACACGCTGTACGTCAGCGCGCTGGCCGCGCCGGACACCATCGACACGATCCCGGAGAAGACCCTGCACGCGTTCGCCGACCACGGCCAGCTGCACGGCGTGCTGGCCGACGACGGCGGCGACGCGGACGCGGTGCTGGCGCAGATCGCCGCCGCCGGCGTGGACCTCGACGCGCTGGCGCTGAAGCTGCAGCGCGACGGCGCCGCGGCGTTCGTGAAATCGTGGCAGCAGTTGCTGCAGCGCATCGCCGACAAGGCCAGCGCACTGGAAAAGGAATCCCAGCTGCCATGAGCGAGCCGCGACTGACCCGCCTGCCCCAGTGGCAGGCGTTGCAACGGCATGCCGACGCGATCGGCCACAAGCATCTGCGCGAGCTGTTCGCCGCCGACCCGCAGCGCGGCGAGCGCTACGTGCTGGAGGACGTCGGCCTGTATTTCGACTACGCCAAGCAGCGGGTGGACGCCGACGCGCTGCGCCTGCTGCGCGAACTGGCGCTGGCCTGCGGCCTGCCGCAACGGGTCGAGGCGATGTTCCGCGGCGAGCGCATCAACACCACCGAGCAGCGCGCCGTGCTGCACGTGGCGCTGCGCGCGCCGGCAGGCGAAGCGATTCTGGTCGACGGCCACGACGTGGTGACGGACGTGCACGCGGTGCTCGAGCGCATGGGCGCGTTTGCCGAGCGCGTGCGCAGCGGTGCCTGGCTGGGCCACGGCGGCCAGCGCATCCGCCACGTGGTCTCGATCGGCATCGGCGGCTCCGACCTCGGCCCGGTGATGGCGTACGAAGCGCTGCGCGCGTACAGCCGGCGCGAGATGACGTTCCATTTCGTCTCCAACGTGGACGGCACCGACATCGCCGAGGCGGTGCACGGCCTAGACGCGGCCGAGACGCTGTTCATCGTCTGCTCGAAGACCTTCACCACGCTGGAGACGCTGGCCAACGCGCGCGCCGCGCGCGCCTGGTGCGTCGCGGCGTTGGGCGACGAGGCGGCGGTGGCGAAGCACTTCGTGGCGGTCTCCACCAACGCCGCCGAAGTGGCGAAGTTCGGCATCGACACCGCCAACATGTTCGGCTTCTGGGACTGGGTGGGCGGGCGCTACTCGATGGACTCGGCGATCGGCCTGTCCACCATGCTGGCGATCGGCGCGGAGCATTTCCGCGCGATGCTGGCCGGCTTCCACGCCATGGACGAGCACTTCCGCCACGCGCCGCTGGAACGCAACCTGCCGGTGCTGATGGGCCTGCTCGGCATCTGGAACAACAACTTCCTCGGCGCGGCCAGTGTCGCGGTGCTGCCGTACGAGCAATACCTGAAGCGCTTCCCGGCCTACCTGCAGCAGCTGACCATGGAAAGCAACGGCAAGCGCGTGACGCGGGACGGCGCCGCGGTCGACTACGCCACCGGGCCGATCTACTGGGGCGAGCCGGGTACCAACGGCCAGCACTCGTTCTACCAGCTGCTGCACCAGGGCACGCGCCTCGTGCCGTGCGACTTCATCGGCTTCGGCCAGAGCCTGAACCCGCTCGGCGACCAGCACGACCTGCTGCTGGCGAACCTGATCGCCCAGGGCGAGGCGCTGGCGTTCGGCAAGACCGCCGAGGAAGTGCGTGCCGCCGGCACCGATGCGGCGCTGGCCCCGCACCGCACCTTCCCCGGCAACCGTCCCAGCAGCACCCTCCTCGCCAAGAAGCTCACTCCGCACACGCTCGGCACGCTGATCGCGTTGTACGAGCACAGCGTGTTCGTGCAGGGCGTGATCTGGGACATCGACTCGTTCGACCAGTGGGGTGTGGAATTGGGCAAGCAGCTGGCGAAGACCACCATTGCCGAGCTGACCGCGAAGAACATGCCGACGCTCGCGCACGACAGCTCCACCAACGCCCTGATCCACCGCTATCGCCAGCTGCGCGATCGCCAGACAACGGAAGGTCCATGAGCCAGAAGATCAGTCCCCTCGCCGGCAAGCCGGCACCGTCGTCGATCCTGGTCGACATCCCGCAACTGCTGGCCGCCTACGCCGACCTGAAGCCCGATCCCGCGGTGCCGGCGCAGCGCGTGGCGTTCGGTACCTCCGGCCATCGCGGCAGCTCGCTCGAGCGCAGCTTCAACGAGGCGCACATCCTGGCGATCAGCCAGGCGATCTGCGAGTACCGCCGCTCGAAAGGCATCGACGGCCCGCTGTTCATCGGCGCCGACACCCATGCGCTGTCGCAGCCGGCGTTCGAGAATGCGCTGGAAGTGCTGGCCGCGAACGGCGTCGCGGCGATGATCTCCGCGGGCGGCGAGGTCACGCCGACGCCGGCGGTGTCGCACGCGATCCTGGTCTACAACAAGGGCCGCACATCGGGCCTCGCCGACGGCATCGTGATCACGCCGTCGCACAATCCGCCGGACAACGGCGGCTTCAAGTACAACCCCAGCAACGGCGGCCCAGCCGACAGCGACATCACCAAGTGGGTGGAGAACCGCGCCAACGCCCTGCTCGAAGGCGGCCTGAAGGACGTGCGCCGGATGCCGTACGCGCAGGCGCGCCAGGCGGCCACCACGCACGAGCACGACTATCTCAACAGCTACGTCGCCGACCTGGCGAACATCGTCGACTTCGACGTGATCCGCAGCGCCGGCGTGCACATGGGCGTCGACCCGCTGGGCGGCGCCGGCGTGCACTACTGGGCGCCGATCGCCGAGCGCTACAAGCTCGACCTCACCGTGGTCAGCGCGGTGGTCGACCCGCAGTTCGCCTTCATGAGCGTGGACTGGGACGGCAAGATCCGCATGGACCCGTCGTCGAAGTACGCGATGCAGCGGCTGATCGGGCTGAAGGACCAGTACGACGTCGCGTTCGCCTGCGACACCGACCACGACCGCCACGGCGTCGTCACCCGCAGCAGCGGGCTGATGGAGCCGAACCACTACCTGTCGGTGCTGATCGACTACCTGTTCCGCCATCGCCCGCAGTGGGGCGCGCACGCCGCGGTGGGCAAGACCGTGGTCAGCACCGCGCTGATCGACCGCGTGGCGAAACGGCTCGGGCGACAGCTGTACGAGGCGCCGGTCGGCTTCAAGTGGTTCGCGCCGGGCCTGTTCGACGGCTCGCTCGGCTTCGGCTGCGAGGAAAGCGCCGGTGCCTCGCTGCTGCGCCGCGACGGCACGGCCTGGGTCACCGACAAGGATGGCCTGGTGCCGGCGCTGCTGTCGGCCGAGATCACCGCGCGCGAGGGCAAGGACCCGGGCGAGCTGTACGCGCAGCTGACCCGCGAGCTCGGCAAGCCGTTCGCCAGCCGCGTCGATGCTGCCGCCACCCCGGCGCAGAAGGCGAAGCTGGCGAAACTGTCGCCCGATCAATTGAAGAGCGACCAGCTGGCCGGCGAAAAGATCGAGCAGGTGCTGGACAAGGCACCCGGCAACGGCGCCGCGATCGGCGGCATCAAGGCGATCGCCGCCAGCGGCTGGTTTGCCGCGCGGCCATCCGGCACCGAGGCGATCTACAAGGTCTACGCCGAGAGCTTCAAGAGCGAGGAACACCTGCAAGCGCTGCTGAAGGAAGCCCAGGGCATCGTCGACGCCGCGCTCGCGTAGGAGCGCGCCTTGTGCGCGCTGGCTCTTCGTCACGTAACGAAAGGCATCGCGCGCACGCTGCGCTCCTGCATAACCCCATCCACCACCGGAGATACCGCCATGTCCCACACCCTCGACCAGCAATGCATCGACCTGCTGCGTTTCCTGTCGGTGGACATGGTGCAGAAGGCCAACAGCGGCCATCCCGGCCTGCCGCTGGGCGCCGCGCCGATGGCCTACGCGCTGTGGACGCGGCAGCTGAAGCACAACCCCGCCAATCCGCACTGGTCCGACCGCGACCGCTTCGTGCTGTCCGCCGGCCACGGCTCGGCGCTGCTGTACAGCCTGCTGTTCGCCACCGGCTACGACCTCACGCTGGACGACCTCAAGCAGTTCCGCCAGTGGGGCAGCAAGGCGCCCGGGCATCCCGAGTACGGCCACACGCCGGGCGTCGAGATCACCACCGGCCCGCTCGGCCAGGGCCTGGCCAACGCGGTGGGCATGGCGATCGGCGAGGCGCACCTGGCCGCGCGCTACAACCGCGACGGCCATCGCGTGATCGACCATCGCACCTGGGCCATCGTCAGCGACGGCGACCTGATGGAAGGCGTGGCCAGCGAGGCCGCCTCGCTGGCCGGGCACCTGAAGCTGGGCAAGCTGGTCTGCCTGTACGACGACAACGACGTGACGCTGGCCGGCGGCACCGACATCACCTTCTCCGAGGATCGCGCGAAACGCTTCGAAGCCTACGGCTGGCAGACCATCCACGTGGCCGACGGCAACGACCTGGCGGCGATCGACGCCGCGCTGCTTGAAGCGCGCGCCGACACCACGCGGCCCTCGCTGATCCTGCTGCGCACGCATATCGGCTACGGCTCGCCCGAGCAGGACACGTTCAAGGCGCACGGCTCGCCGCTGGGCGTCGAGGACGTCAGGAAGACGAAGGAGAAGCTGGGCTGGCCGGTCGAACCGGACTTCCTGCTGCCGCCGCCGGCGCTGGCGCATTTGCGCGAGGCATTGGATCGCGGCGTGGCAGTCGAGCGCGCCTGGAACAGCCGTATGGACGTCTATGCCAAAGCCTTCCCCGAGCTGGCCGCCGAGTTGCAGGGCCGCCTGGACGGCGAACTGCCGCCGGGCTGGGACGCGGACATCCCGGTGTTCCCCACCGACGCCAAGGGCCTCGCCACTCGCGTCGCCGGCGGCAAGGTGATGAACGCGATCGCGCCGAGATTGCCCGCCCTGTTCGGCGGCTCGGCCGACCTCGATCCGTCCACCCACACCGCGCTGAAGGACCTGGGCGACTTCAATCCGCCGCTGGCGCCGGGCGAAGACAGCCAGGGTTCGGACGGCGGCGGCTGGAGCCACGCCGGGCGCAACCTGCACTTCGGCGTGCGCGAACATGCGATGGGCGCGATCGCGAACGGGCTGGCCGTGCACGGCGGCTTCGTGCCGTACGGCTCGACCTTCCTGATCTTCTCCGACTACATGCGCCCGGCGATCCGCCTGGCCGCGCTGATGGGCGTGCACGTGGTGCACGTGTTCACCCACGACAGCGTGGCGCTGGGCGAGGACGGCCCCACCCACCAGCCGATCGAACAGCTGGCCAGTCTGCGTGCAATCCCCAACCTCAGCGTGATCCGCCCCGCCGACGCGAACGAGACCACGGTGGCGTGGCGGGTGGCGCTGGAAACGAAGCGGCGACCGGTGCTGCTGGCGCTGACCCGGCAGAACGTGCCCACGCTGGACCGCACCCGCTACGCCAGCGCCGACGGCCTGCGCCGGGGCGCGTACGTGCTCCGCGATGCGCCGGACGGCAAGCCCTCGCTGATCCTGATCGCCAGCGGCTCCGAAGTCGGCCTGATCGTCGAAGCCGCCGACCAGCTGCAGGCCGATGGCATCGCCGTGCGCTGCGTGTCGATGCCGAGCTGGGAGCTGTTCGATGCACAGCCGCAGGCGTATCGCGATCAGGTGTTACCGCCCGACGTACCGGCCCGGCTGGCGGTGGAGCTGGGCGTATCGCAAGGCTGGGACCGCTACACCGGCGCGCACGGCGACATGCTCGGCATCGACCACTTCGGCGCCTCCGCCCCGGCCGAAGTGCTGCTGCGCGAGTTCGGCTTCACGGTGGACAACGTGGTGGCACGGGCGAAGGCGCTGCTGGGCAAATAAGCCCGCGGACACGAAGAGGCCGGCGGATCGCGACGATTCGCCGGCCTCTTTGTTTTCAGTCGATCAATTGCGCGACTGCAGCTTCGACAGCAGGCGCAGCAGTTCCAGGTACAGCCAGACCAGGGTCACCACCAGCGCGAACGCGCCATACCACTCCATGTACTTCGGCGCGCCCTGCTGGGCGCCGGTTTCGATCAGGTCGAAGTCGAGGATCAGGTTCAGCGCCGCGATCACCACCACCACCGCGCTGAACGCGATGCCGACGCCGCTGCTGCCGTTGATGAAACCGATCGAGTGGCCGAAGAAGCCCATCGCGAAGTTGGCCAGGTACAGCAGCATGATGCCGCCGGTGGCGGCGACGATGCCGAGCTTGAACTTCTCGGTGGCGCGGATCAGCCCGCTGCGATAGGCCAGCAGCAGTGCGGCCATGGTGCCGAAGGTCAGCCCCACCGCCTGCATCACGATGCCGGGGTAGCGCAGCTCGAAGATCGCCGACAGCGCGCCGATGAACAGCCCTTCCGCCACCGCGTACAGCGGCGCGGTGAACGGCGCCCAGGTCTTCTTGAACGCGGTGACCAGGCCCAGCACCAGGCCGCCGAGGGCGCCGCCAAGCACCAGCGGCAGCATCGCCGGCAGGCTGTCCGGGCCGGCGAAGCGGCTCCAGCTGACCATCGCGCCGACCAGCACCAGGAGCAGCAGCAGGCCGGTCTTGTTGACCGTGCCGTTGATCGTCATCGCCTCGTCGCCGCGCGTGAAGACCGCGCCGCTGGAAGCGTCGAGGAAGGTGTTCTTGTTGAGCGCCGGATTGCCGCTTTGCATGGTCTGCTCCCGTGGTTTGCCCTCATCGTAGCGGCTTTGCCGGCGCCCTGCGCCAACATGCCGTTACGCCGCTGCGCAGAAACTACGCGACAATGCGCTCTTGCCGAACCGTGCGGAGCCCCGATGAACCCTGCCACCCTGCGTATCGCCACCCGCAAGAGCGCGCTCGCGCTGTGGCAGGCCGAACATGTCGCCACGCTGCTGCGCACGACGCACCCGGGGCTGACGGTGGAACTGGTGCCGATGAGCACGCGCGGCGACGAGATCCTCGACCAGCCGCTGGCCACGATCGGCGGCAAGGGGCTGTTCCTGAAGGAACTCGAGGTGGCGATGCTGGAAGGCCGCGCCGACCTCGCCGTGCATTCGCTGAAGGACGTGCCGGCGCAGCTGGAGCCGGGCTTCGCGCTGCCGGCGATCCTGCCGCGCGCGGACGCCGCCGACGCGTTCGTCAGCAACCATTACGACGACCTGGCCGCGCTGCCCCATGGCGCGCGCGTGGGCACCTCGTCGCTGCGCCGGCAGGCGCAGTTGCGCGCGTTGCGGCCGGATCTCGTCTTGCTCGACCTGCGCGGCAACGTCGGCACCCGGCTGGGCAAGCTCGACGCCGGCGCCTACGACGCGATCGTGCTGGCCTGCGCCGGGCTGGAGCGCCTCGACCTGGCCGCGCGCATCCGCTCGCGACTGGCCGCGCCGGACTGGCTGCCGGCGCCGGGCCAGGCGGCGATCGCGATCGAGGCGCGCGAAGGCCAGCCCGGCGTGCTGGCCTTGCTGGCCGCGCTGGACGATGCCGACACCCGGCTCACGGTGAGCGCCGAGCGCGCGATGAACCAGGCGCTGGGCGGCAGCTGCACGGTGCCGGTCGGTGCCTGGTGCATGCTGGGCGAACACGGCCTGCACCTGCGCGGCCTGGTCGGCGACGCGGCCGGCGGCCGGTTGCTGCGCGCCGAAGCCAGCGGCCCCAGCAACCAGGCGATCGCACTGGGCCGGCAGGTGGCGGCCGAGCTGCTGGCGCAGGGCGCGGCGGAGTTTCTCGGGCTCTGAAAAGCCGCAGGGGCGACCGGCACCGATGGCCGGCGCCGGTCCGCAACCCCGGTCGCTACTCAGAAGCTGTAGACCAGGTTGGTGGTGGTCAGCGTGTCGGTCTTCCTGGTGCCGGGCAGCACGTCGCTGTTGTGGCGCACCTGGAAGCCGACCTTCAGCGCCAGCTTCTGGGTCATGCTGACCGCCACGCCCGCGTCGTTCTGCAGGTAGGTGTTCTTCGAACCGGCTTCCATCAGGAAGGTGTCCTCGAACGCGGTGTTCTCGGTGAGCTTGTACTTGTAGTTGGCCAGGCCGCGCGCAACCATTTCGCTTTCGGTCGGCTGCCGCTGGTGCTCCACCACGCCATTGACCACGAGCTCGACGTCGGCGGGGCGGTAGCGCTTGTAGCCGGGGCCGATTTCGAACGACAGCTCGTTGCGCCCGTCCTTCAGCGCGATGTAGCCGTAACCGAGCGAGACGATGCCCTGCCACAGGTTCGCGCCGAAGTCGTCGTGCTCGTAGCGGGCGGCGCCGACGATGTAGCTGCGCGGGTCGAGCTTGAGGCCGACCGAGGCGCCGCCGTCATAGCGGTTCGCGGTGGTGTTGAACTGCTTGAGGGTGTTGCCGTTCGTATCCACGATGGTCTGCTGGCTCTTCGAGCGCAGCGCATCGAGGAAGAAGTTGTTCTTCCACTGCTCGTTTTCCTGGCTCAGGCCGAGCTTGGCGTTGATGTTCTCGGAGCGCGAGTTGCCGGTGGAGGAGGCGAAGCCGAACTCGCCCGAACCGCTCCAGCCGCCGTTGCTGGCGGGGTTGACGTCAGTGTTCTGGGCCTGGGCAGCGAAACTCGCGAAAGCGGCCAGCAGCAGGCCGGCGATCAGGGTCTTTTTCATCGGGGGACGATCCATTTGTTAAACAATAGTAAGACCGCTACCTTAACGGGGCGGCTTGAATTGGCAATGAACGGCGTGGCGACGCCATCCACGCCGATTCACCCGCCGGCCGCCAAGCCGCCCGCCAGCGCCGTCTCGTAGACGCGCTGCTCCAGCATCTTGCCGAGCAGGCAGCTGGGCACCGTCAGCGCGGCGGCCAGCAAGCCGCCGCCGTAGCGTTCGGTCAGCAACAGCGCGGCACACGGCAGCACGTAAACGAGGATCGCCGCCACGATGCGCGCCGGCGGCACGTGGTGCGCCTCCAGCTCGCCGCCCGCGCCGTGCGGCAGACCCAGCAGCTGCCAGCGCATGCCTTCGAGCAGGCCCAGCAGCAAGGCCAGCGCCAGCAGCAGCAGGATCCACGGATACGCGCGGTGCGGCGGCTCCAGCCCGCCCTGCACTATCGTGCACAGCCACAACCACAGGCCACCACCGTACCAGGCGGTGATCAGCCGGCTCACCGGCAGCGACGACGACACCCGCTGCAGGCCGGGCGACAGGTGGCGGCGATAACGGTAGGCGGTGTAGACCAGGCTGACCAGGCTGCACAGCATCAGCGCCACGCCGGCCAGACGCATCGCCGGGACATGGCCGTGGCCATCGCCCAGGATGATCACCAGCAGCACCGGCAGGAGGGTCAGCAGCGCCATCGGCAGCACCTGCGCGGGCCGGCGCTCATGCTCCGGCGACCAGCGGCAGGCGGCGGCCGCCGGCCGCCGCGACTGGGTCAGCGGCAGGCCCGCCGCGACCAGCGCGGTGCCGAGGATCAGCGGCATCCGCATGTCGCAGCGGCCGATCCGCTCCATGCCCAGCGCCAGCGCCATGCCGAGCCAGAGCCACAGGCCGTAGCCGCTGATCGCCAGCAGCCGCAGCAGGATCTCCGCGTAGCTCGACGGCGGCGCGCGGTCGATGCCGGCGGTGGAGAGGACGTCGGGGGGCAGTTCGCGCATGGGCGGAAAGGCATCCGGGGAGTCGAAGGCGGCGACTTGCGACCGCCGCAGGCCGCCGCCATGCTACACAAGGCCTCTTCCCCACGATATGCCGACGCTCCCATGGATCGCTACGAACGCATACTGACCCTGCACCGGCTGCTGAAGTCGGCGCACTATCCGATTCCGCTGTCGCGCCTGCTCGGCGAGCTGGAGTGCTCGCGCGCCACGCTGTACCGTGACGTGGCGTTCCTGCGCGACGCGCTGGGCGCGCCGGTGGAAAGCGCCGGCACCGACCAGGCCGCCTTCCGCTACGAGGCGGGCGAGGGCGAGAAATTCGAGCTGCCCGGACTGTGGCTGACCTCCGACGAACTGGCCGCGCTGCTGGCGCTGAACGAGCTGATCGGCCGCTCCGGCCCCGGCGTGCTGGCCGGCGCGCTGGCGCCGTTCAAGTCGCGCATCGAAGGCCTGCTGTCCAGCCACGACAACGGCAAGACGCTGCCGATCGAGCGCATCCGGGTGATTCCGTGGGGCGAGCGCAAGCTCGACCAGCAGGTGTTCCGCATCGTCGCCGGCGCGGTGCTGGAGCGGAAGCAACTGCGCTTCCGCTACCGCGCGCGCACCACCAACGCGGACAGCCGGCGCACGGTCTCGCCGCAGCGGCTGACCCACTACCGCGACAACTGGTACCTCGACGTGTGGGACCACGACCGCCAGGCGCTGCGCAGCTTCGCGGTGGACCGCATCGCCGACGCGCAGGCGCTGGACACGCCCGCCACCGACGTGGCCGACGCCGAGCTCAACGAACTGCTCGCCTCCAGCTACGGCATCTTCGCCGGCAAGCCGAAGGCGTGGACCACGATCCGCTTCTCGCAGCACGCCGCACGCTGGGTCGCCGACGAGCACTGGCATTCGCAGCAGAAGGGGGAGTGGCTGCCGGACGGCCGCTACGAGCTGAAGCTACCGTACTCCAACTCCAAGGAACTACTGATGGACGTGCTCAAGTACGGCCCGGATGCGGAGGTGGTGGCGCCGCTGCCGCTGCGCGAGGAGATGAAGATCCTGCTGCAGCTGGCGCTCGGCGGCTACCAGCAACCACCGCGCTGAGCGCAGCCCGATGACCTCCACCGATCCCGTTGGCATCGCGCCGGGGCGGCGCCCGCCGACCGTGGCGCTGGCGCTCGGCGCCGGCGGCGCCAAGGGGCTGGCGCACATCGGCGTGATCGAGGAGATCGAGGCGCAGGGTTTCCAGATCGTGGCGATCGCCGGCAGCTCGATGGGCGCGCTGATCGGCGGCATCCACGCCACCGGCCGGCTCGACGTGTACCGCGACTGGGTCTGCGCGCTGGCCAAGCTCGACGTGCTCAGGCTGGTCGACTGGAGCTTCTCCGGCGGCGGCCTGATCAAGGGCGACAAGATCATCGAGACCATGCGCGGGCTGGTCGGCGACGCGCAGATCGAGGAACTGCCGCTGGCGTTCACCGCGGTGGCCACCGACCTCGAGCGCGGCCGCGAGGTGTGGCTGAGCCGGGGCGGCCTGTTCGAGGCGATCCGCGCATCGATCGCGATCCCTACGGTGTTCCGCCCGCACACCATCGACGGCCGCCGGCTGGTCGACGGCGCCCTGCTCAACCCGGTGCCGGTGACGCCGCTGATCCGCGAGCGCGCCGACTACCTGATCGCGGTGAGCGTGGACGGCCCAGCGGTGGCGGCGACGCCGCCGGAACCGCCGCTCCAGCCGGCGGCCGCGGAAGACAGCTATCGCTACCGCATCGGCGAGTTCATCGGCCGCATGCTCCCGCGCGGCGAGAGCCGCCCACGCGAGCCGGGCACGCTCGAACTGCTGACCCAGGCAATGGACCTGATGCAGGCCAACCTGTCGCGCCTTCGCCTGGCCGCGTACGCGCCGGACCTGCTGATCCAGCTGCCGCACAACATGGCGCTGGCCTACGAGTTCTACCGCGCGCACGAGCTGATCGAACTGGGTCGCCTGCAGGCACGCGCGGCACTGGCGAACTGGCCACGCGCCGGCACGCCGCAACGCGAGGCCTGAACCGCACGCCTCAGCGCGGGCCGTGCGTGCGCAGCCAGTTGTCCAGGTACGCCTTCAGCGCCACCGCGTTGTTGTGCTCCTCGTCGCGGGCACCGAACAGCAGGGTGACGGGGTGCCGTGCGGCCCGCTCGGCCAGCGGCTGCCAGTACTCGGCCAGCGCGTCCAGCTCGCCGGCGTAGCGGTGGCGGAAGCCATCCCACAGCGCCGGGTCGTGGCCGAACCACTGGCGCAAGGCGGTCGACGGGGCCAGCTCC encodes:
- a CDS encoding Bax inhibitor-1/YccA family protein, with product MQSGNPALNKNTFLDASSGAVFTRGDEAMTINGTVNKTGLLLLLVLVGAMVSWSRFAGPDSLPAMLPLVLGGALGGLVLGLVTAFKKTWAPFTAPLYAVAEGLFIGALSAIFELRYPGIVMQAVGLTFGTMAALLLAYRSGLIRATEKFKLGIVAATGGIMLLYLANFAMGFFGHSIGFINGSSGVGIAFSAVVVVIAALNLILDFDLIETGAQQGAPKYMEWYGAFALVVTLVWLYLELLRLLSKLQSRN
- the tal gene encoding transaldolase; the protein is MKATRQLHDLGQSLWLDNITRSLLDDGTLARYIAEDSITGLTSNPSIFDAAIGGGDAYDAGIHAKTLAGLSGEALFTELALEDLRRAADLFRPVFDATGQVDGWVSMEVSPLLAADSAGSIAAARHIHHQGRRDNLFVKIPGTPEGVPAIEEAIFLGIPINVTLLFSCAQYQAVAEAYLRGIERRLAAGLDPRVGSVASLFISRWDVAANPQLPDALRNQLGIAVGQQTYRAYRELLASKRWHKLAAAGARPQRLLWASTGVKDPSAPDTLYVSALAAPDTIDTIPEKTLHAFADHGQLHGVLADDGGDADAVLAQIAAAGVDLDALALKLQRDGAAAFVKSWQQLLQRIADKASALEKESQLP
- the hemC gene encoding hydroxymethylbilane synthase, with amino-acid sequence MNPATLRIATRKSALALWQAEHVATLLRTTHPGLTVELVPMSTRGDEILDQPLATIGGKGLFLKELEVAMLEGRADLAVHSLKDVPAQLEPGFALPAILPRADAADAFVSNHYDDLAALPHGARVGTSSLRRQAQLRALRPDLVLLDLRGNVGTRLGKLDAGAYDAIVLACAGLERLDLAARIRSRLAAPDWLPAPGQAAIAIEAREGQPGVLALLAALDDADTRLTVSAERAMNQALGGSCTVPVGAWCMLGEHGLHLRGLVGDAAGGRLLRAEASGPSNQAIALGRQVAAELLAQGAAEFLGL
- the pgm gene encoding phosphoglucomutase (alpha-D-glucose-1,6-bisphosphate-dependent), which produces MSQKISPLAGKPAPSSILVDIPQLLAAYADLKPDPAVPAQRVAFGTSGHRGSSLERSFNEAHILAISQAICEYRRSKGIDGPLFIGADTHALSQPAFENALEVLAANGVAAMISAGGEVTPTPAVSHAILVYNKGRTSGLADGIVITPSHNPPDNGGFKYNPSNGGPADSDITKWVENRANALLEGGLKDVRRMPYAQARQAATTHEHDYLNSYVADLANIVDFDVIRSAGVHMGVDPLGGAGVHYWAPIAERYKLDLTVVSAVVDPQFAFMSVDWDGKIRMDPSSKYAMQRLIGLKDQYDVAFACDTDHDRHGVVTRSSGLMEPNHYLSVLIDYLFRHRPQWGAHAAVGKTVVSTALIDRVAKRLGRQLYEAPVGFKWFAPGLFDGSLGFGCEESAGASLLRRDGTAWVTDKDGLVPALLSAEITAREGKDPGELYAQLTRELGKPFASRVDAAATPAQKAKLAKLSPDQLKSDQLAGEKIEQVLDKAPGNGAAIGGIKAIAASGWFAARPSGTEAIYKVYAESFKSEEHLQALLKEAQGIVDAALA
- the tkt gene encoding transketolase yields the protein MSHTLDQQCIDLLRFLSVDMVQKANSGHPGLPLGAAPMAYALWTRQLKHNPANPHWSDRDRFVLSAGHGSALLYSLLFATGYDLTLDDLKQFRQWGSKAPGHPEYGHTPGVEITTGPLGQGLANAVGMAIGEAHLAARYNRDGHRVIDHRTWAIVSDGDLMEGVASEAASLAGHLKLGKLVCLYDDNDVTLAGGTDITFSEDRAKRFEAYGWQTIHVADGNDLAAIDAALLEARADTTRPSLILLRTHIGYGSPEQDTFKAHGSPLGVEDVRKTKEKLGWPVEPDFLLPPPALAHLREALDRGVAVERAWNSRMDVYAKAFPELAAELQGRLDGELPPGWDADIPVFPTDAKGLATRVAGGKVMNAIAPRLPALFGGSADLDPSTHTALKDLGDFNPPLAPGEDSQGSDGGGWSHAGRNLHFGVREHAMGAIANGLAVHGGFVPYGSTFLIFSDYMRPAIRLAALMGVHVVHVFTHDSVALGEDGPTHQPIEQLASLRAIPNLSVIRPADANETTVAWRVALETKRRPVLLALTRQNVPTLDRTRYASADGLRRGAYVLRDAPDGKPSLILIASGSEVGLIVEAADQLQADGIAVRCVSMPSWELFDAQPQAYRDQVLPPDVPARLAVELGVSQGWDRYTGAHGDMLGIDHFGASAPAEVLLREFGFTVDNVVARAKALLGK
- the pgi gene encoding glucose-6-phosphate isomerase encodes the protein MSEPRLTRLPQWQALQRHADAIGHKHLRELFAADPQRGERYVLEDVGLYFDYAKQRVDADALRLLRELALACGLPQRVEAMFRGERINTTEQRAVLHVALRAPAGEAILVDGHDVVTDVHAVLERMGAFAERVRSGAWLGHGGQRIRHVVSIGIGGSDLGPVMAYEALRAYSRREMTFHFVSNVDGTDIAEAVHGLDAAETLFIVCSKTFTTLETLANARAARAWCVAALGDEAAVAKHFVAVSTNAAEVAKFGIDTANMFGFWDWVGGRYSMDSAIGLSTMLAIGAEHFRAMLAGFHAMDEHFRHAPLERNLPVLMGLLGIWNNNFLGAASVAVLPYEQYLKRFPAYLQQLTMESNGKRVTRDGAAVDYATGPIYWGEPGTNGQHSFYQLLHQGTRLVPCDFIGFGQSLNPLGDQHDLLLANLIAQGEALAFGKTAEEVRAAGTDAALAPHRTFPGNRPSSTLLAKKLTPHTLGTLIALYEHSVFVQGVIWDIDSFDQWGVELGKQLAKTTIAELTAKNMPTLAHDSSTNALIHRYRQLRDRQTTEGP